The following proteins are co-located in the Eubalaena glacialis isolate mEubGla1 chromosome 14, mEubGla1.1.hap2.+ XY, whole genome shotgun sequence genome:
- the LOC133074651 gene encoding heterogeneous nuclear ribonucleoprotein A3-like: protein MKVKPPPGRPQPDSGRRRRHQGEEGHDPKEPEQLRKLFIGGLSLETTDDSLREHFEKWGTLTDCVVMTDPQTKRSRGFGFVTYSWVEEVDAAMCARPHKVDGHVVEPKRAVSREDSVKPGAHPTVKKIFVGGIKEDTEEYNLRDYFEKYGKIETIEVMEDRQSGKKRGFAFVTFDGHDTVDKIVVQKYHTINGHNCEVKKALSKQEMQSAGSQRGRGGGSGNFMGRGGNFGSGGGNFGRGGNFGGRGGYGGGGGGSRGSYGGGNGGYNGFGGDGGNYGGGPGYSSRGGYGGGGPGYGNQDGGYGGGGGGYDGYNEGGNFGGNYGGGGSYNDFGNYSGQQQPNYGPMKGGSFGGRSSGSPYGGGYGSGGGSGGYGSRRF from the coding sequence ATGAAGGTAAAACCGCCGCCCGGTCGCCCCCAGCCCGACTCCGGCCGTCGCCGCCGCCACCAGGGGGAGGAGGGCCATGATCCAAAGGAACCAGAacagttgagaaaactgtttATTGGTGGTCTGAGCCTTGAAACTACAGACGATAGCTTAAGAGAACATTTTGAGAAATGGGGCACACTTACAGATTGTGTGGTGATGACAGACCCCCAAACAAAACGTTCCAGGGGCTTTGGTTTTGTGACTTACTCTTGGGTTGAAGAGGTGGATGCAGCAATGTGTGCTCGACCACACAAGGTTGATGGGCATGTAGTGGAACCAAAGAGAGCTGTTTCTAGAGAGGATTCTGTGAAGCCTGGTGCCCATCCAACAGTGAAGAAAATTTTTGTTGGTGGTATTAAAGAAGATACAGAAGAATATAATTTGAGAGACTACTTTGAAAAGTATGGCAAGATTGAAACCATAGAAGTTATGGAAGACAGGCAGAGTGGAAAAAAGAGAGGATTTGCTTTTGTAACTTTTGATGGTCATGATACAGTTGATAAAATTGTTGTTCAGAAATACCACACTATTAATGGGCATAATTGTGAAGTGAAAAAGGCCCTTTCTAAACAAGAAATGCAATCTGCTGGATCACAAAGAGGTCGTGGAGGTGGATCTGGCAACTTTATGGGTCGTGGAGGAAACTTTGGAAGTGGTGGAGGTAACTTTGGCCGTGGTGGAAACTTTGGTGGAAGAGGAGGctatggtggtggaggtggtggcagCAGAGGTAGTTATGGAGGAGGTAATGGTGGATATAACGGATTTGGAGGCGACGGTGGTAATTATGGCGGTGGTCCTGGTTACAGTAGTAGAGGAGGCTATGGTGGTGGTGGACCAGGATATGGAAACCAAGATGGTGGATATGGTGGCGGTGGTGGAGGATATGATGGTTACAATGAAGGAGGAAATTTTGGAGGTAactatggtggtggtgggagctaTAATGATTTTGGAAATTATAGTGGACAACAGCAACCAAATTATGGACCCATGAAGGGGGGCAGTTTTGGTGGAAGAAGCTCGGGAAGTCCCTATGGTGGTGGCTATGGATCTGGTGGTGGAAGTGGTGGATATGGTAGCAGAAGGTTctaa